From Amycolatopsis sp. YIM 10, the proteins below share one genomic window:
- a CDS encoding MmgE/PrpD family protein, whose product MDAQTGLTWDVAEWIGRQRELPAELDRHLRRMTLDAVAGMVASSVGPVSGAVAKHASALYPGDEVTAIGHGPASVLGAALVNGTSGHGIESDEGYTPGSMHPTSVVLPTVFALGQSLRADARTVRVAAATGMELACRLAAAGHPATRNRHFHNTPLAGVFGATAAAAVLRGLSVAETANALGIAGSHAGGLFEFLGDSAEVKRFHPGKAARDGIAAADLAAAGLTGPTTVLEGTDGYFAAFAGPEGEAWFPGRIRDGLGENWVLLNTYVKPYPCCRHLHGAIDGALELRHEHKLDPAEIAAVRVETFPIAARHNGTDLDTILQAQLSLPYTVAVALARGAVTLTDFDAAARSDVDVRALMDRIAVSVDPKADTDYPRAGRPARTTVELRDGGELTTWVQHPYGEPANPLSDDALEAKVRGLCEPVIGARATAELVDAVRRFDDLGFLVEADHAIRATAALPTT is encoded by the coding sequence ATGGACGCACAGACCGGCTTGACCTGGGACGTTGCCGAGTGGATCGGACGGCAGCGCGAGCTGCCCGCCGAGCTGGACCGGCACCTGCGGCGGATGACTCTCGACGCGGTGGCGGGCATGGTCGCCAGCTCAGTGGGGCCGGTGTCCGGGGCGGTCGCGAAGCACGCGTCGGCGCTCTACCCGGGTGACGAGGTCACGGCCATCGGCCACGGTCCCGCGTCGGTACTCGGCGCGGCGCTGGTCAACGGCACGAGCGGGCACGGCATCGAGTCCGACGAGGGTTACACGCCCGGCAGCATGCACCCCACCTCGGTCGTCCTGCCGACGGTGTTCGCGCTCGGGCAGAGCCTGCGCGCGGACGCGCGGACAGTACGGGTCGCGGCGGCGACCGGCATGGAGCTGGCCTGCCGGCTCGCAGCGGCGGGACACCCGGCCACCCGCAACCGGCACTTCCACAACACCCCGCTCGCCGGGGTCTTCGGCGCCACCGCCGCGGCCGCCGTGCTGCGCGGGCTCAGCGTCGCCGAGACCGCGAACGCACTGGGCATCGCCGGCTCGCACGCCGGTGGCCTGTTCGAATTCCTCGGTGATTCCGCCGAGGTCAAGCGGTTCCACCCCGGCAAGGCCGCGCGCGACGGCATCGCCGCGGCGGATCTGGCCGCCGCCGGGCTGACCGGGCCGACCACGGTGCTGGAGGGCACCGACGGCTACTTCGCCGCCTTCGCCGGTCCGGAGGGGGAGGCCTGGTTCCCCGGCCGCATCCGGGACGGACTCGGCGAGAACTGGGTGCTGCTGAACACCTACGTCAAGCCGTACCCGTGCTGCCGCCACCTGCACGGCGCCATCGACGGCGCGCTGGAACTGCGCCACGAGCACAAGCTCGATCCCGCCGAGATCGCCGCGGTCCGGGTGGAGACCTTCCCGATCGCCGCCCGCCACAACGGCACCGACCTGGACACGATTCTCCAGGCACAGCTGAGCCTGCCCTACACGGTGGCGGTCGCGCTCGCCCGCGGAGCGGTGACACTGACCGATTTCGACGCCGCCGCACGGTCCGATGTGGACGTTCGCGCGCTGATGGACCGGATCGCGGTGAGCGTCGACCCGAAGGCCGACACCGACTATCCCCGCGCCGGGCGGCCCGCCCGCACCACCGTCGAACTACGCGACGGGGGCGAGCTGACCACCTGGGTGCAGCACCCCTACGGCGAACCGGCCAACCCGCTGTCCGACGACGCGCTCGAAGCCAAGGTGCGCGGGCTGTGCGAGCCGGTCATCGGGGCGCGGGCGACCGCGGAACTCGTCGACGCGGTCCGGCGGTTCGACGATCTGGGCTTTCTCGTCGAGGCCGACCACGCCATCCGGGCGACCGCCGCCCTGCCGACCACCTGA
- a CDS encoding ABC transporter ATP-binding protein — protein MKVGVEALELAYGEHRAVKNLDLKIPDGRSVVLLGESGCGKTSTMRCIAGLEAPSGGRITIGDRTVFDGDTGVSVPPSRRNIGMVFQSYAVWPHMTVADNVAFPLRMKGMNRARSRKRAVEVLDVVGLAHLGDRGASLLSGGQMQRVALARSMAMEPAVLLLDEPLSNLDARLRDDLRVELRRIQVERGLTSLYVTHDQTEALALADSIAIMQGGRITQLGAPEEIYARPASATIARFLGVTNVFEVGHADGNRVRLAESGQELVVGDPATATGSHACIRPEHVLVTPGEHAVSDGGPPVNLLHGTVEVAVFQGSSIRCTVRTGSGLMVEAICPPPSNGTLAAGTEVSVRIHAGDIRLLPEHTGELEEVAAS, from the coding sequence ATGAAGGTTGGTGTCGAGGCGCTCGAGCTCGCCTACGGGGAGCATCGCGCCGTGAAGAACCTGGACCTGAAGATCCCAGACGGGCGATCGGTGGTCCTGCTCGGTGAGTCCGGGTGCGGCAAGACCAGCACGATGCGCTGCATCGCCGGGCTGGAAGCGCCGTCGGGCGGCCGGATCACCATCGGCGACCGGACGGTGTTCGACGGGGACACCGGTGTCTCCGTCCCGCCGTCCCGGCGCAACATCGGCATGGTGTTCCAGTCCTACGCGGTCTGGCCGCACATGACCGTCGCCGACAACGTCGCGTTCCCGCTGCGGATGAAGGGAATGAACCGGGCGCGGAGCCGGAAACGGGCGGTCGAGGTGCTCGACGTCGTCGGCCTCGCTCACCTCGGCGACCGCGGCGCGAGCCTGCTCTCCGGCGGGCAGATGCAGCGGGTCGCGCTGGCCAGGTCGATGGCGATGGAACCGGCGGTACTGCTGCTGGACGAGCCACTGTCCAATCTGGACGCCCGACTGCGCGACGACCTGCGGGTCGAGCTGCGGCGCATCCAGGTCGAGCGCGGGCTGACCAGCCTCTACGTCACCCACGACCAGACCGAGGCGCTGGCGCTGGCCGATTCGATCGCGATCATGCAGGGCGGGCGCATCACCCAGCTCGGTGCGCCGGAGGAGATCTACGCCCGCCCGGCGAGCGCCACGATCGCCCGTTTTCTCGGTGTCACCAACGTGTTCGAGGTCGGGCACGCGGACGGGAACCGGGTGCGGCTGGCGGAATCCGGGCAGGAACTCGTGGTCGGGGACCCCGCGACAGCGACTGGCTCGCACGCCTGCATCCGCCCGGAACACGTCCTGGTCACGCCGGGGGAGCACGCCGTGAGCGACGGCGGGCCGCCGGTGAACCTGCTGCACGGCACCGTCGAGGTCGCGGTGTTCCAGGGCAGTTCGATCCGCTGCACCGTCCGGACCGGTTCCGGGCTGATGGTCGAGGCGATCTGCCCGCCGCCGTCGAACGGCACGCTCGCCGCGGGGACCGAGGTCTCGGTGCGCATCCACGCCGGCGACATCCGGCTGCTGCCCGAGCACACCGGCGAACTCGAGGAGGTCGCCGCCTCATGA
- a CDS encoding acyl-CoA dehydrogenase family protein has product MTATVAKQGENTAQADLLDSVHAFARKHLAPGALERAHDPRYSWEIARSLGEQGLLGLTISEADGGQGAGLATAVAVIQAVAQHCPKSADILQAGNFGAIRTFAEFGTPEQKAAYLPDLLSGNGLISLGMSEPEAGSAATELTTTATEDGEDLVLNGTKIWGTHSVDATLFLVYVRFGPGTRNIGSVLVERGDPGFTLGSPSTYMSGETWAQLYFDDCRIPRSRILLGPGGFKKQMSGFNVERIGNASRSLALGRLAFTIARDHVAQRTQFGRTLSEFQGVQWTFAEAAVGLEAAEALLDRAVRNAANGLPSAYETTVAKLAANQAGFRAADAAMQMMGALGYSSESLVEYCMRRTRGWMIAGGSLEMMKNRIAEEIFGRRFPQRAAQ; this is encoded by the coding sequence ATGACCGCGACCGTCGCGAAACAGGGCGAGAACACCGCCCAGGCCGATCTGCTCGACTCGGTACACGCCTTCGCCCGCAAGCACCTCGCCCCTGGCGCACTCGAACGTGCGCACGATCCCCGATACTCGTGGGAAATCGCCCGGTCGTTGGGGGAACAGGGACTGCTCGGCCTCACCATCTCCGAAGCCGACGGCGGCCAGGGCGCCGGACTCGCCACCGCGGTCGCGGTGATCCAGGCCGTCGCACAGCACTGCCCGAAGAGCGCGGACATCCTGCAGGCAGGCAACTTCGGTGCGATCCGCACCTTCGCCGAGTTCGGCACGCCGGAACAGAAAGCGGCGTATCTGCCCGATCTGTTGTCCGGCAACGGCCTCATCTCGCTCGGCATGAGCGAGCCGGAAGCGGGCTCGGCCGCCACGGAGTTGACCACCACCGCCACCGAGGACGGTGAGGACCTCGTTCTCAACGGAACGAAGATCTGGGGCACGCACAGCGTCGACGCCACGCTGTTCCTGGTCTACGTCCGCTTCGGGCCGGGAACGCGCAACATCGGTTCGGTGCTGGTCGAACGTGGCGATCCCGGATTCACCCTCGGCAGCCCGTCGACGTACATGAGCGGGGAGACCTGGGCGCAGCTCTACTTCGACGACTGCCGCATTCCCCGCTCTCGCATCCTGCTCGGGCCCGGCGGGTTCAAGAAGCAGATGAGCGGGTTCAACGTCGAGCGCATCGGTAACGCCTCCCGGTCGCTGGCGCTGGGCAGGCTGGCCTTCACCATCGCTCGTGACCACGTCGCGCAGCGCACCCAGTTCGGTCGCACCCTCAGTGAATTCCAAGGCGTGCAATGGACTTTCGCCGAAGCGGCGGTCGGACTGGAAGCCGCGGAGGCCCTGCTCGACCGGGCCGTGCGCAACGCCGCGAACGGGTTGCCGTCGGCGTACGAGACCACGGTGGCGAAACTGGCCGCGAACCAGGCCGGTTTCCGTGCCGCGGACGCGGCCATGCAGATGATGGGCGCGCTCGGCTATAGCAGCGAATCACTGGTGGAGTACTGCATGCGCCGCACGCGCGGCTGGATGATCGCCGGTGGCTCGCTGGAGATGATGAAGAACCGGATCGCGGAGGAGATCTTCGGCCGTCGTTTCCCGCAGCGGGCCGCCCAGTGA
- a CDS encoding acyl-CoA thioesterase II, with the protein MDSIDHAPYGDATSVPGVVNRSPLAGRLALDHTGARAAGLPPHGFDQRLFGGHLLGQVVLAAGARSPGDRVVESLHVYFLRPGKPDGRIEYSVRAVREGRTRNVLALSAEQNGRELLTGLVSLGPEGAGEPVPAEAPAVPDPDSLPTLAERRARGLPEDGVRLPPLGDWRTASRPIDIRPVDGDPGGQRCLWFRTEPMPDADAHLQRAALVFASDRSLLPVIARARGEREPYRPTASVDHAMWFHTTPAAGRWYLYVQDCPAAGPGDGVARGLIFDEDRRAVATVAQHGVVLPR; encoded by the coding sequence GTGGACTCTATTGATCACGCCCCGTACGGCGACGCCACTTCCGTGCCCGGTGTCGTGAACCGCTCGCCGCTGGCGGGTCGCCTGGCGCTGGACCACACCGGCGCGCGGGCGGCCGGACTGCCTCCGCACGGCTTCGACCAGCGGTTGTTCGGCGGCCACCTGCTCGGCCAGGTGGTGCTGGCCGCAGGTGCCCGCTCCCCCGGCGACCGGGTCGTCGAGTCGCTGCACGTCTACTTCCTGCGCCCGGGGAAACCGGACGGCCGCATCGAATACAGCGTGCGCGCCGTCCGTGAAGGCCGGACCCGGAACGTGCTGGCCCTGAGCGCGGAGCAGAACGGCCGCGAACTGCTCACCGGCCTGGTCTCGCTCGGACCCGAGGGAGCGGGCGAACCGGTTCCGGCCGAGGCCCCGGCGGTCCCGGACCCGGATTCGTTGCCGACCCTGGCCGAACGCCGCGCCAGGGGCCTGCCCGAGGACGGCGTCCGCCTGCCTCCGCTCGGCGACTGGCGCACGGCCTCCCGCCCGATCGACATCCGGCCGGTCGACGGTGACCCCGGCGGGCAACGCTGCCTGTGGTTCCGCACCGAACCGATGCCGGACGCGGACGCGCACCTGCAGCGGGCCGCGCTCGTGTTCGCCTCCGACCGTTCGCTGCTGCCGGTGATCGCGCGAGCCCGTGGCGAACGCGAGCCGTACCGGCCGACGGCGAGCGTGGACCACGCGATGTGGTTCCACACCACGCCTGCGGCCGGTCGCTGGTACCTCTACGTCCAGGACTGCCCGGCGGCCGGGCCCGGCGACGGTGTGGCTCGCGGCCTCATCTTCGACGAGGACCGCCGGGCTGTCGCCACGGTCGCGCAGCACGGCGTAGTCCTCCCCCGCTGA
- a CDS encoding 3-hydroxyacyl-CoA dehydrogenase NAD-binding domain-containing protein, which produces MSGVRVEREGDVAVVVIDNPPVNASTAAVRRGLLDALRTTAADTTLAGVVLAGAGRHLMSGSDLREFDGEIPDPQLPEVLAAIEAHPLPVVAAISGSTLGGGFELALACDRRIALDTARVGLPEVGLGIIPGAGGIVRTIRLLDPGRLLDLVVSAKPLPAEAAHAEGLLDEVVADRLRDRAVAVARSSGKRVLTELPPRTGDGLKESARVFTGLPPRTGVLEEIARGLIARHAVDPAVVAAVGAVMTATAVPARQALRHERAEFTRLRRSPGAAARRHLFFARTTAMREGRPGTDRRIGPVGVIGAGTMGAGIARAFATAGAQVVLVDQKPEVLARAARDGVRTSTALTELADVDLVVEAVIEDHDVKTAVLAEAAAVVRPGVPLATNTSYLDIDALAAALPEPERLLGMHFLAPAHRTAVVEVVRGRATSPDALDHVLSAAKLLGKVPVIVGVCDGFVGNRVFSAYRYQCELLVEEGSSPRDVDTALLDAGFAMGPFAVADMSGLDVAWRARRRRDAGRDPRERYPDVADRLVEKGRLGQKTGAGWYRYEEGSRIPHDDPEVAAIIADSRASKEIDPRSRTPEEIVERVLAATANEAALVLAEGVAARPGDIDVLLTLGYGFPARLGGPCHWASTRPPGALADALDRLGRAVGWGFRAGDPELLG; this is translated from the coding sequence GTGAGCGGGGTTCGCGTCGAACGCGAAGGTGACGTCGCGGTTGTGGTCATCGACAACCCGCCGGTGAACGCGAGCACCGCCGCCGTGCGCCGCGGCCTGCTGGACGCGCTGCGCACCACCGCGGCCGACACCACGCTGGCCGGTGTGGTGCTCGCCGGTGCGGGACGCCACCTGATGTCGGGCTCGGATCTGCGCGAGTTCGACGGCGAGATCCCGGATCCGCAACTGCCCGAGGTGCTGGCGGCGATCGAAGCGCACCCGCTCCCGGTCGTCGCCGCGATCTCCGGGTCCACCCTGGGCGGCGGGTTCGAACTCGCGCTGGCCTGCGACCGGCGGATCGCGCTGGACACCGCGCGGGTCGGGCTGCCCGAGGTCGGCCTCGGCATCATTCCCGGTGCCGGTGGCATCGTCCGCACGATCCGGCTGCTCGACCCTGGCCGCCTGCTCGACCTGGTGGTGTCGGCGAAGCCGCTGCCCGCCGAGGCCGCACACGCCGAGGGCCTGCTCGACGAAGTCGTGGCGGACCGCCTGCGTGACCGTGCCGTCGCCGTTGCTCGAAGCTCGGGCAAGCGCGTGCTCACCGAGCTGCCGCCGCGGACTGGCGATGGCCTGAAGGAAAGCGCGCGTGTGTTCACTGGCCTGCCGCCGCGCACTGGCGTGTTGGAGGAAATCGCGCGTGGGCTTATCGCCCGTCATGCCGTGGATCCTGCCGTGGTGGCGGCCGTGGGGGCGGTTATGACCGCGACAGCCGTGCCCGCCCGGCAGGCGCTGCGGCACGAGCGGGCGGAGTTCACCCGGCTCCGCCGCAGTCCGGGGGCCGCCGCTCGTCGCCACCTGTTCTTCGCGCGCACGACCGCCATGCGCGAGGGAAGGCCGGGCACCGACCGCCGGATCGGGCCGGTCGGCGTGATCGGCGCGGGAACGATGGGCGCCGGCATCGCACGCGCCTTTGCCACCGCCGGGGCCCAAGTTGTGCTGGTCGACCAGAAACCCGAGGTCCTCGCCCGCGCCGCTCGCGACGGCGTGCGGACCAGCACCGCACTCACCGAACTGGCCGATGTGGATCTGGTGGTCGAGGCGGTGATCGAGGACCACGATGTGAAAACCGCGGTGCTCGCGGAGGCGGCCGCCGTGGTGCGCCCCGGCGTACCGCTGGCCACGAACACGTCCTATTTGGACATCGACGCGCTCGCCGCGGCGCTGCCGGAGCCGGAACGCCTGCTGGGCATGCACTTCCTCGCACCGGCCCACCGCACGGCGGTGGTGGAGGTGGTGCGCGGCCGGGCGACGTCACCCGATGCGCTGGACCACGTCCTCTCGGCGGCCAAGCTCCTCGGCAAAGTGCCGGTGATCGTGGGCGTGTGCGACGGTTTTGTCGGCAACCGGGTGTTCAGTGCCTACCGCTATCAGTGCGAGCTGCTCGTCGAAGAAGGATCCTCGCCCCGCGACGTCGACACCGCCCTGCTCGACGCCGGTTTTGCCATGGGGCCCTTCGCGGTGGCCGACATGTCCGGACTCGATGTCGCCTGGCGGGCGCGGCGTCGCCGGGATGCCGGGCGTGACCCGCGCGAGCGTTACCCGGATGTCGCCGACCGGCTCGTGGAGAAGGGCAGGCTCGGCCAGAAAACGGGGGCGGGCTGGTACCGCTACGAGGAGGGCTCGCGAATTCCGCACGACGACCCGGAAGTGGCCGCGATCATCGCGGATTCCCGTGCGAGCAAAGAGATCGATCCGCGGTCACGCACGCCGGAGGAAATCGTCGAACGCGTGCTCGCGGCGACCGCCAACGAAGCGGCGCTGGTGCTCGCCGAGGGCGTGGCGGCCCGGCCGGGTGACATCGATGTCCTGCTCACGCTCGGCTACGGCTTCCCAGCCCGTTTGGGCGGTCCGTGCCACTGGGCGAGCACCCGGCCGCCCGGCGCACTGGCCGACGCTCTGGACCGGCTCGGCCGTGCGGTCGGCTGGGGCTTCCGGGCGGGCGATCCGGAGTTGCTGGGCTGA
- a CDS encoding GntR family transcriptional regulator, with amino-acid sequence MTSGNAGSPPQSRTAWVADRIREDVAAGTIRPGELIKQTVLAKRYGVSPTPVREALRILEADGMIVYSAHKGATVREMTPDTAADLYRLRAAVESAAAGMAVERMTAEGLAEIEARHSAIDEAMRAGAPPAELSRLNKDFHFAIYAQSSPLVQQYVEALWVRFTPPATIWSVAHAGVLQRDHDEILAAVRRGDAEAASRLTAEHVRHAAAIRDAHPELRASGPEDREDLSGI; translated from the coding sequence ATGACTTCTGGGAACGCGGGCTCCCCTCCGCAGAGTCGCACGGCCTGGGTCGCCGACCGGATCCGCGAGGACGTCGCGGCCGGCACGATCCGGCCGGGCGAGCTGATCAAGCAGACCGTGCTCGCCAAGCGCTACGGCGTCAGCCCCACCCCGGTCCGCGAAGCTCTGCGCATCCTGGAAGCCGACGGCATGATCGTCTACTCCGCGCACAAGGGCGCCACCGTGCGTGAGATGACGCCGGACACCGCCGCGGACCTGTACCGGCTGCGCGCGGCGGTGGAATCGGCGGCGGCCGGGATGGCCGTCGAGCGGATGACCGCCGAGGGACTGGCCGAGATCGAAGCCAGGCACTCCGCGATCGACGAGGCCATGCGAGCCGGAGCCCCTCCCGCGGAACTGTCCCGGCTCAACAAGGACTTCCACTTCGCGATCTACGCGCAGTCGTCACCGCTGGTGCAGCAGTACGTCGAAGCGCTGTGGGTGCGGTTCACCCCGCCCGCGACGATCTGGTCGGTCGCGCACGCCGGTGTCCTGCAACGCGATCACGACGAGATCCTGGCCGCCGTGCGCCGGGGCGACGCGGAGGCCGCGAGCAGGCTGACCGCCGAGCACGTCCGGCACGCGGCCGCCATCCGGGACGCGCACCCCGAACTGCGTGCCTCCGGCCCGGAAGACCGCGAGGACCTTTCCGGCATCTGA
- a CDS encoding iron ABC transporter permease, translating to MTTTPERTRSVPSVPPGSPRPARRRRSPIPLRTKVLGLPLLAVVAFLVLVPAGFIVLAAFSSDVPRPGSAGLSFTMDNLRVLVADGVLVAALNSVLIAAGATVLALLIGGALAFAAARTDARGRGFLYLIGLMPLFLPSYVGALAWSILGSPGAGLINVGFRDLGINGPVVDVYTLGGVVVVMAMYYAPYAFLMIHSSMTLMNPDLEDAAGVHGGSTWRTIRSVTLPLSLPAILGSGLLIFVLVFENFPVSQVLATPGGIDTLPTFIYKLMNSSPSRGNEAAVIAIVLVAVVVAITWMQRRYLAKRSFTTVSGKGVKPRTIRLGRWRTPVLLAALAYFVLSIVLPLLALLLSAVRSSPYMRSFGSLFETGAIDITSFADAVTSDGFLGAATNSVTVSVAAAAVGTALAFAVGYVVYRTRSWGRGALEGVSMIPLAIPHVVLGIGLLWTWLVMPVPVYGTLWVLVIGFVAVQMPQGFRGIASAIRATDRDLEDSAVMLGARRPRAVVRITLPLMRVAVLSTFLLLLMLSMRELTVPLFLYTSDTEILSIAIYDQFENGGALREASATALVYCAIMFLLSYLPRRFGAGPGGHSA from the coding sequence ATGACCACCACTCCCGAACGGACCAGGTCCGTGCCTTCGGTTCCCCCGGGTTCGCCGCGGCCCGCGCGCCGTCGCCGGTCGCCGATCCCGTTGCGCACCAAGGTGCTCGGCCTGCCGCTGCTGGCCGTGGTCGCCTTTCTCGTGCTGGTGCCCGCGGGCTTCATCGTGCTCGCGGCGTTCAGTTCCGACGTGCCCCGCCCCGGCAGCGCCGGGTTGTCGTTCACCATGGACAACCTGCGTGTGCTCGTCGCGGACGGGGTGCTGGTGGCGGCGCTGAACTCGGTGCTGATCGCGGCCGGTGCCACCGTGCTGGCGCTGCTGATCGGCGGCGCGCTCGCCTTCGCCGCCGCGCGCACCGACGCACGGGGCCGCGGCTTCCTCTACCTGATCGGCCTGATGCCGCTGTTCCTGCCGTCCTACGTCGGCGCGCTGGCCTGGTCCATTCTCGGCAGCCCCGGGGCGGGCCTGATCAACGTCGGCTTCCGGGATCTCGGGATCAACGGGCCGGTGGTGGACGTCTACACCCTCGGCGGTGTGGTCGTGGTGATGGCGATGTACTACGCGCCCTACGCCTTCCTGATGATCCACAGCTCGATGACGCTGATGAACCCCGACCTGGAGGACGCGGCCGGGGTGCACGGCGGATCGACCTGGCGGACCATCCGCTCGGTCACGCTGCCCCTGTCGCTGCCCGCGATCCTGGGCTCCGGCCTGCTCATCTTCGTCCTGGTCTTCGAGAACTTCCCGGTTTCGCAGGTGCTGGCCACCCCCGGCGGGATCGACACCCTGCCCACCTTCATCTACAAGCTGATGAACTCCTCGCCCTCCCGCGGCAACGAGGCCGCGGTGATCGCGATCGTGCTGGTCGCGGTGGTCGTGGCGATCACCTGGATGCAGCGGCGGTACCTGGCCAAGCGCTCGTTCACCACGGTCTCCGGCAAGGGCGTCAAGCCCCGCACCATCCGGCTCGGCCGCTGGCGCACCCCGGTGCTGCTGGCCGCGCTGGCCTACTTCGTGCTGTCCATCGTGCTGCCTCTGCTCGCGCTGCTGCTTTCGGCGGTGCGCAGTTCGCCGTACATGAGGTCGTTCGGCTCGCTGTTCGAGACCGGCGCGATCGACATCACCTCGTTCGCCGACGCGGTCACCTCCGACGGTTTCCTCGGCGCGGCGACCAACAGCGTCACCGTGTCCGTGGCCGCCGCGGCGGTCGGCACGGCGCTGGCCTTCGCGGTCGGGTACGTGGTGTACCGGACGCGGTCGTGGGGCCGTGGCGCGCTCGAAGGGGTGTCCATGATCCCGCTGGCGATCCCGCACGTGGTGCTGGGCATCGGTCTACTGTGGACCTGGCTGGTCATGCCGGTGCCCGTCTACGGCACGCTGTGGGTGCTGGTCATCGGATTCGTCGCGGTGCAGATGCCGCAGGGGTTCCGTGGTATCGCGTCCGCCATCCGCGCCACCGATCGGGACCTGGAGGACAGCGCGGTGATGCTGGGGGCCCGGCGGCCACGCGCGGTCGTGCGGATCACGCTGCCGTTGATGCGGGTCGCGGTGCTTTCGACCTTCCTGCTGTTGCTGATGCTCAGCATGCGCGAACTCACCGTACCGCTGTTCCTCTACACCAGCGACACGGAGATCCTCTCCATCGCCATCTACGACCAGTTCGAGAACGGCGGTGCGCTGCGTGAAGCGTCGGCCACCGCGCTCGTCTACTGCGCGATCATGTTCCTGCTCAGCTACCTGCCCCGCCGGTTCGGCGCGGGCCCGGGAGGGCACAGTGCCTGA
- a CDS encoding ABC transporter substrate-binding protein → MPEKKASRRVLLALAGVTVLAATACGSPANSTTAQAARLLTPATVDTADGLRIGGEQIADRRLYEAARARKVVLYSAAGKEAEDLTIARFTEETGIPVELTRLPNNKLAERALSEQGAGKLGADVIRLTDPRTARQFGDAGVYVPYRTPFHGRLEQQGALHSANWFPAYYFVNAMAYNSAIHSENPPTGWRDLTDPRFRGELGIVAITTGGTLNALTRFQLDTFGPGFLDDLAAQEPRVFNSTSTEVDALARGEISIATVSVNNAFGAETGGAPIRLVIPEEGVSASEGPLGLTPAGAVNPAAQVFANWSLSQAGQRFVGSQGFVAVRTDIGSVRTGDYELPTADSPRFHLLTEDGFTRHAKADEALWKQKFDFIG, encoded by the coding sequence GTGCCTGAGAAGAAAGCCTCTCGCCGCGTCCTGCTCGCACTGGCAGGCGTCACCGTACTGGCGGCGACGGCCTGCGGATCACCGGCCAACTCGACGACCGCGCAGGCGGCCCGGCTGCTCACACCGGCCACTGTGGACACCGCCGACGGGCTGCGGATCGGCGGGGAACAGATCGCCGATCGCCGGCTCTACGAAGCGGCCCGCGCGCGGAAGGTCGTGCTCTACTCGGCGGCGGGCAAGGAGGCCGAAGACCTCACCATCGCCAGGTTCACCGAGGAGACCGGGATCCCGGTCGAGCTGACCAGGCTGCCGAACAACAAGCTCGCCGAGCGGGCGCTGTCCGAGCAGGGAGCGGGCAAGCTCGGCGCCGACGTCATCCGGCTCACCGACCCGCGGACCGCCCGGCAGTTCGGTGACGCGGGCGTCTACGTGCCGTACCGGACCCCGTTCCACGGGCGCTTGGAGCAGCAGGGCGCGTTGCACAGCGCGAACTGGTTCCCCGCCTACTACTTCGTGAACGCGATGGCGTACAACTCCGCCATCCACTCGGAGAATCCGCCGACCGGCTGGCGTGATCTCACCGACCCGCGTTTCCGCGGCGAACTCGGCATCGTGGCCATCACCACCGGTGGCACGCTGAACGCGCTGACCCGGTTCCAGCTCGACACCTTCGGCCCCGGCTTCCTCGACGACCTCGCCGCGCAGGAACCGCGGGTGTTCAACTCCACCTCGACCGAAGTGGACGCGCTGGCCCGCGGTGAGATCTCGATCGCGACGGTGAGCGTGAACAACGCCTTCGGCGCGGAGACCGGTGGTGCGCCGATCCGGCTGGTCATCCCGGAAGAAGGGGTTTCGGCGTCCGAAGGCCCGCTGGGCCTGACCCCGGCGGGCGCGGTCAACCCGGCCGCCCAGGTGTTCGCGAACTGGTCGCTGTCCCAAGCCGGGCAGCGGTTCGTCGGCTCGCAGGGCTTCGTCGCGGTGCGCACGGACATCGGGTCGGTGCGCACCGGCGACTACGAACTCCCCACCGCCGACTCACCCCGCTTCCACCTGCTGACCGAGGACGGCTTCACCCGCCACGCCAAGGCGGACGAAGCGCTCTGGAAGCAGAAGTTCGACTTCATCGGCTGA